One window of Manihot esculenta cultivar AM560-2 chromosome 17, M.esculenta_v8, whole genome shotgun sequence genomic DNA carries:
- the LOC110605617 gene encoding plasmodesmata-located protein 6 isoform X2, translating to MSLTITVFVSLLIISLISTPSMSSLESFVFGGCSQLKYISDSPYESNVNSLLTSMVNSASFTNYNNFTVQSPSSSQDTLYGLFQCRGDLSNGDCARCVASAVSQLGTLCLDSCGGGLQLDGCFVKFDNISYFGMEDKTVVLKKCGPPIGFESDSFTRRDAVLGYLGGSDGSYKPYRVGGSGDVYGVAQCVQDLSATECRDCVSDAIGRLKTDCGPAAWGDMYLAKCYVRFSERGAHSHGGNDNNNDEEIEKTLAILIGLIAGVTLLFVFLSCLRNACERGKDGK from the exons ATGTCGCTAACTATCACAGTTTTTGTTTCCCTTCTCATAATCTCCCTCATTTCAACCCCATCAATGTCTTCTCTTGAGTCTTTCGTTTTCGGTGGATGCTCGCAGCTCAAATACATCTCAGACTCTCCTTATGAATCTAACGTCAATTCTCTACTTACCTCCATGGTTAACTCAGCCTCCTTCACAAACTACAACAACTTCACCGTCCAGAGTCCTTCCTCCTCACAGGACACCCTCTACGGTCTCTTCCAATGCCGTGGAGACCTCTCCAATGGTGATTGCGCTCGCTGTGTTGCTAGCGCAGTGAGTCAACTCGGCACACTCTGCCTTGACTCGTGCGGTGGCGGTCTGCAGCTCGATGGGTGTTTCGTCAAGTTTGATAACATCAGTTATTTTGGAATGGAGGATAAGACCGTTGTGTTAAAGAAATGTGGGCCGCCAATAGGGTTTGAGTCTGACTCGTTTACCAGGCGCGATGCGGTGTTGGGCTACTTGGGAGGCAGTGATGGATCCTACAAGCCTTACAGGGTTGGTGGGTCCGGCGACGTTTACGGTGTGGCTCAGTGTGTACAGGATTTAAGTGCGACCGAGTGTCGGGATTGCGTATCGGACGCCATCGGACGACTGAAAACAGATTGTGGACCCGCCGCCTGGGGTGACATGTACTTGGCCAAGTGCTACGTTCGCTTCTCGGAGCGCGGAGCTCACTCGCACGGTGGAAATG ATAACAATAATgatgaagagatagagaagaCACTTGCAATATTAATTGGACTTATTGCTGGGGTTACATTGCTCTTTGTCTTCCTTTCTTGCTTGAGAAATGCCTGTGAAAGAGGAAAAG ATGGTAAATAA
- the LOC110605617 gene encoding plasmodesmata-located protein 6 isoform X1, with product MSLTITVFVSLLIISLISTPSMSSLESFVFGGCSQLKYISDSPYESNVNSLLTSMVNSASFTNYNNFTVQSPSSSQDTLYGLFQCRGDLSNGDCARCVASAVSQLGTLCLDSCGGGLQLDGCFVKFDNISYFGMEDKTVVLKKCGPPIGFESDSFTRRDAVLGYLGGSDGSYKPYRVGGSGDVYGVAQCVQDLSATECRDCVSDAIGRLKTDCGPAAWGDMYLAKCYVRFSERGAHSHGGNDNNNDEEIEKTLAILIGLIAGVTLLFVFLSCLRNACERGKGKRPFLEYISKNCQY from the exons ATGTCGCTAACTATCACAGTTTTTGTTTCCCTTCTCATAATCTCCCTCATTTCAACCCCATCAATGTCTTCTCTTGAGTCTTTCGTTTTCGGTGGATGCTCGCAGCTCAAATACATCTCAGACTCTCCTTATGAATCTAACGTCAATTCTCTACTTACCTCCATGGTTAACTCAGCCTCCTTCACAAACTACAACAACTTCACCGTCCAGAGTCCTTCCTCCTCACAGGACACCCTCTACGGTCTCTTCCAATGCCGTGGAGACCTCTCCAATGGTGATTGCGCTCGCTGTGTTGCTAGCGCAGTGAGTCAACTCGGCACACTCTGCCTTGACTCGTGCGGTGGCGGTCTGCAGCTCGATGGGTGTTTCGTCAAGTTTGATAACATCAGTTATTTTGGAATGGAGGATAAGACCGTTGTGTTAAAGAAATGTGGGCCGCCAATAGGGTTTGAGTCTGACTCGTTTACCAGGCGCGATGCGGTGTTGGGCTACTTGGGAGGCAGTGATGGATCCTACAAGCCTTACAGGGTTGGTGGGTCCGGCGACGTTTACGGTGTGGCTCAGTGTGTACAGGATTTAAGTGCGACCGAGTGTCGGGATTGCGTATCGGACGCCATCGGACGACTGAAAACAGATTGTGGACCCGCCGCCTGGGGTGACATGTACTTGGCCAAGTGCTACGTTCGCTTCTCGGAGCGCGGAGCTCACTCGCACGGTGGAAATG ATAACAATAATgatgaagagatagagaagaCACTTGCAATATTAATTGGACTTATTGCTGGGGTTACATTGCTCTTTGTCTTCCTTTCTTGCTTGAGAAATGCCTGTGAAAGAGGAAAAGGTAAGAGGCCATTTCTCGAATATATATCCAAAAATTGTCAATACTGA
- the LOC110604450 gene encoding uncharacterized protein LOC110604450: MALEWVVLGYAAGAEAIMVLLLTLPGLDGLRRGLVAVTRNLLKPFLSVVPFCLFLLMDIYWKYETRPSCEDDSCTPSEHLRHQKSIMKSQRNALLIAAALIFYWLLYSVTNLVVKIEQLNQRIERLKNKD; the protein is encoded by the coding sequence ATGGCGCTCGAGTGGGTCGTGCTAGGCTACGCTGCAGGTGCAGAGGCGATCATGGTCCTCCTCCTCACCCTCCCCGGCCTCGACGGTCTCCGCCGGGGGCTCGTTGCTGTTACTCGCAATCTCCTCAAACCATTTTTATCGGTGGTGCCGTTCTGTCTTTTTCTTCTTATGGATATTTACTGGAAGTACGAGACGCGTCCGAGCTGTGAAGACGATTCCTGCACACCTTCCGAGCACCTCCGTCACCAGAAATCTATCATGAAGAGCCAGAGGAATGCGCTTCTCATTGCGGCGGCGCTTATCTTTTATTGGCTGCTTTATTCGGTGACGAATCTAGTGGTCAAGATCGAGCAGCTGAATCAGCGGATTGAGAGGCTCAAGAATAAAGACTGA